The Tolypothrix sp. PCC 7712 region AAATAACTATTCTCCTTAGCTAAAGCCTGAAAAACTTCTCGACTAATCCGCCGAAAGAAGGGTGTAGCAACTATTGCCAAAATTAAAAATGGCGGCACAATTGCTAGTGCTAACAATGCCATTTGCCAGCTATACCAAAACATTAATCCCACATAGATAAATACTGTCAATAAATCTAAAACAATTGACAGGGCTTCACCTGTAAGAAAACGCTGGATTTTCTGATTTTCTTGCACACGAGAAATAATATCACCGACGTAGCGCGACTCAAAAAATGCTAAAGGTAAGCGGAATGTATGTTTGATAAAACCTACCATTAACGCTACACCGATGCGGTTAGCTGTGTGATCTAGCAAGTATTGTCTGAGTCCATTGAGGGCGACACGAAATAATCCAAAAATTACTAAGCCACAACCTACAGCAGTTAAGGTGAGAGTGCTACCTTGAACAATTACTCTATCCAAAAGTAATTGAGTGAATAGAGGCGTAATTAATCCAAATAACTGGATAAATACAGAAGCAATAAAAACTTCTAGTAAGACTAACCAATGAGGTTTAACTAACTCAAATAACTGCCAAAATGGTGTATTGGCTTCTTCGCTTTCTTTGAAGAGGGCGGTAGGTTGTAATAATAAAGCATAACCAGTCCACCCAGATTGAAATTGAGTATGGGTAAGGGTACGTTGACCGATCGCCGGATCGCCCACAATTACCTGTTTTTTGGTAACCTCATAAACGACAATATAATGATTACCCTCCCAATGAGCGATCGCAGGTAGTGGTTGTTGAGCTAATTTGTCTAGGCTAGCTTTAACTGGACGGCTAGCAAAACCAATACTTTCAGCTGCTGTGGCTAAACCTCGCAGTGAAACCCCGACGCGGTTGACGTTAGCTAACTCTCGCAATCTATTGATACTAAAGCGTTTACCCCAATAGCGCCCTAGCATAACTAAACAAGCTACACCGCAATCGGTAGCACTTTGTTGTTCAAAGAAGGGATAGCGTTGAGTTAATTTTGCCCATAAATGTTTGGCTTTGACTTGAGGAGTGGGGAAATAAGCCCGTGGTTGGGGCTTCTTGGGGGTAATGTTTGCGGGAAAGGGGATAACATTGGGAATTGTAGATTGGCGATGATTTTGAGCTTCTTGAGAATTAGTCAACTCTGCTAATTGCTTTGCACGTACCAAAAGGCGATCGCAGATTTTAGGATATTTAGTCATCAAAGTCTGCAATATATCGATGCTGAGATAACAGAGTTTTAAATTTGTTGAAGCCCTCGCCGCATAAAAGCTCAAGTTTTCTTGAGGAAACAAGGTGATTTCACCAAATGATGACCCAACTGCAAGAGTAGAAATTAAGTTACCATCACTATCTAGTAATCTGACTTTACCCGTCAGCACTACATAAATTCCCGCTTGAGCATCTTTTGATTGCCAAAATAGTTTTGCTACGGCTGGTTCCACAATTTCAATTTTTGCCCAGCAAGTCTGCAATTCTCTGTCTGTAAGGTTTTCACCTAAGGTTTGATTCAGTAATTGACTTAATTGTTCTTGGGAAAAATTTGTTTTCATTCTTGCTTTGATATTCCAAATTTATCTATTAATTTGAACTAGATTGAATGATTGATATATATGAGCATCACTGTGAGATTGTAAGTCACTAATTCTTACACCAGTCACCTTAATTGCTGGAGACTCTACTTTTTTAGATGAGCGTTGTTTTTGAGTAGCTAAACCCATATCTTTGAGTAAGCGATTAATGTGACGATTGCTAATCTCAATACCAAATTCAGTAGCCAAATGTTTGCTTAACCATTGAGATGTCCAACTACTAAATGCATAACCATAATTGCGGGGGCTATGACTGAGCAATTCTTTTAATCTGGCTATATATTGT contains the following coding sequences:
- a CDS encoding peptidase domain-containing ABC transporter, which codes for MKTNFSQEQLSQLLNQTLGENLTDRELQTCWAKIEIVEPAVAKLFWQSKDAQAGIYVVLTGKVRLLDSDGNLISTLAVGSSFGEITLFPQENLSFYAARASTNLKLCYLSIDILQTLMTKYPKICDRLLVRAKQLAELTNSQEAQNHRQSTIPNVIPFPANITPKKPQPRAYFPTPQVKAKHLWAKLTQRYPFFEQQSATDCGVACLVMLGRYWGKRFSINRLRELANVNRVGVSLRGLATAAESIGFASRPVKASLDKLAQQPLPAIAHWEGNHYIVVYEVTKKQVIVGDPAIGQRTLTHTQFQSGWTGYALLLQPTALFKESEEANTPFWQLFELVKPHWLVLLEVFIASVFIQLFGLITPLFTQLLLDRVIVQGSTLTLTAVGCGLVIFGLFRVALNGLRQYLLDHTANRIGVALMVGFIKHTFRLPLAFFESRYVGDIISRVQENQKIQRFLTGEALSIVLDLLTVFIYVGLMFWYSWQMALLALAIVPPFLILAIVATPFFRRISREVFQALAKENSYLIQSLTGIRSIRSMAIEQTVRWRWEELLNNLTKKMFGGQVIGNRMQVFSSTIETLATTGLLWFGAWLVIQNQLTIGQLVAFNMLLGNVINPFQRLTVLWNELQEVIISTERINDVLAAEPEEDLHHQPRQVLSAIRGHLRFENMSFRYHPDSDINVLENLNFEIQPEQTVALVGRSGSGKTTLAKLILGLYPPTDGKILIDGHDVNSLALRSLRSQIGVVDQDTFLFGGTIRENISIAVPEASLAEIISAARLAGADEFIQQLPMGYETQIGEGGGMLSGGQRQRLAIARALLGNPRLLIFDEATSHLDAESERIIQNNLNTILRGRTSLIIAHRLSTIRNADVILVLDRGLLIESGTHEELIAKKGHYYYLNQQQLAQAV
- a CDS encoding helix-turn-helix domain-containing protein; translation: MSRNKFENIENKFFTPEQHQNLLKNLQGNLQPEYRKRLEIMLLADMGKSQTEICQILGCSQEMARYWITIAKAGLAEQWQQKLIGRPKTVNQQYIARLKELLSHSPRNYGYAFSSWTSQWLSKHLATEFGIEISNRHINRLLKDMGLATQKQRSSKKVESPAIKVTGVRISDLQSHSDAHIYQSFNLVQINR